The Lytechinus pictus isolate F3 Inbred chromosome 8, Lp3.0, whole genome shotgun sequence nucleotide sequence GCGGGAGAAATGATCGTATGCCATGATCTCGTATCCACTCGTGTCTATATCCTGTAGAAGATATGGTCACATGCCATGATCTTGCaactcgtcatgtctacatacTGGGGAGAATAGATGATCAGATAAGAAAATATTCTATCCATTAACTTGGCATGTTATTATTCCAACGAAAATTTGAAGACGATATCTAAGATGATggcatctgatcatctcttttaAAAGATGTGGACATGTCACTTGCACCAGGAGGTATCTCAAGACCCGaaatcttgtcatctgatcattcGTTTTCAGGGATGTACACATGACAAGATATAAGATCATAGCGTTTTAACATCTCTCATAAAGgatgtcgacatgacgagatctaagATCACGTTTTGTCCCTTTTACAGGATGTAGATCAGACGAGATCTCGTCATCTGACAATTTTTCCGAAGGATGTAGGTAATTATCTGAACATCTAGATGACACCTTTAACCCTCCATAATACACATATAAAATAATAAGTTAAGCCGTGCACGTTAAAGTTCTTACGCGGTGAGTATTCCCCCTCTCCTGAGTACAAGACTGCCTTTAAACCAGAGTACCGTGTTGCAACAGCGCAATGAGGTATTGTGTAAGTCACCGGTAACCTAAGGACTAAGTCATCAGGAGCTAGACACTGTACACCGAAGCAGACTGACATCTCGTATTTGGTGTCACCAAGATTAGGAGTATCGGTCAGGACATGAAGAGAGATTTCTTGTGGCTCTTTGCTGTCGATTGCACCAGGAGGTATCTCAAGTTCAATCCCAAAGGACTCTAGTTGCAGTTTGCCACCTTCAGCTCCAACTCTTTTGCAGCACTCCTTCTTGATGGTTTCGACATCTCCTTCATCAGGTACTGAAAATTATTAGATATAATTCTATTGCACTTCTTTATTGCACTAAATCATTGTCGCTTAACACTGCTTGATTGATTGCTTTGATTGAGGGACATTCAGAAATATCCATTGGAAATGATAAGAGGAATATAGTATTTGAACAAGAATATTTCCAACTTTGgtaattttttcaaacatttttttcccaattggtgcaattaaaaaaaatcaaactataaAAAACGCTCTAGTGGAGTAACATGCTAGCATTACACTGAAAACCCCACAATTACCTActatcttcccccccccctaatcttTCGTGCTGTAAACATTACAAAATTATGTTCGTCCGGAAATCCTCAATAACATGCAAACTAGTAAGCATGTTTCAATACCAAACAAATCCTTGTAGCGTACCACAAGAAAGATTTTTCCTAATTACTACTCGTACAGAACCTGATTCATGGGGCAGGCTTCCTTGGTTGACGTCatattcctcttctttttcttgccATGATGTTTCTTCTTCTCTGCCTTCAGGGTTCTGTGAGCCTgtatattcatgaaattcaaCCTTTTCCTCAGCAAGTTCAtctgtatattaaaaaaaacggtgaGTAGTAAAAGGAACACTTCTTTCATTACAACTTGTtacatattatttataaatttcgTTATTTCCGATATTCGTTAAGTACAGGTGATATTCATAAATCATTATATCTATATGTATTTTAACAATGAATCGTCTATTCACGCATGGGAAGATATAAACGAAACATCGGAATCATGGTACTAATGAGGAAGCATCAGAAAGTGTACGGGAGATAGTTTAGccatctcattaaatatgcgtAATTTGCATGAGTaaatttttcccaaaatgtcCATGTCTGCAGAAGTAAATAACCCCATTATGTCTATTGTGAGATTTAACTTTTAGCGCCGCGGCCAAGttgattagtctccggactttgaaacagaaggtcgtgggttcaaatcccaaccatggcgtagtttccttcagcaaggaaagttcatccacagtgtgctgcactcgacccaggtgagctAAAGGGGTACCGGCAGGAACTAATTCCTCAAAGAGCTGTGTGCACATGAATAGGTAGCCTAtcttagccggggtaatgataatagcagggcccgcctGGGGAACAGGTTTCGgagctgaagtggctaccctgggtaaatacacctttattactattattatgattactaacttttttctttccataatATAAAGCCttgtaaatataattattttccataAAGGTAAGTTTGAATAAGTCACAATTATGTGGTAATCATATTGAAGAACAATCTCTATCAACTCACCTATTGGAGAGGTTTTGAGTGGTTGAGAGGAGGCCTTATCCAACTTGAAAGGTATCCCTGCACCCTCCTGGGATTCTTCAGATGACTCCTGACTCGTCTGATTTTCTGTCACTTTGACATTAGGATACAACTCCGACAGCTTGTTCCTGTCAGATTCGGAAAGTGGGTTTTCTGAACCAACGAACCTGATTTCCCGCAGTGTACCAAGTTCCTTCGGACTTTGCGGGGACTTACTTTCAGACTGACCGAAATCAATCTTGCAACTGCAAAAGGTAAGGACGGTAACCTCTTTAAGGTCACTAGTTGTAAGATCAATTAAGTCAATTATGGGTACAGCCGCTGATGCACCTTTAATTTGCAACGAAGAATCTGAAGATGTTCTGGACCATTCAACACTCTTCATTACTACATCTCCTAGCTGTACACTTTCTACTTCGACAAACTTCAAACTACGACTCACCCTACGACTTACGTGGAGTAATTCTGTTGTGAATTGAAGTGCATAGTGCTCGTCAGACCAACGAGATTCAAGATGGATATCAGTCAGATTAGGTAATGTACATTCTTTAACGTCTTTGCTTGACTTGTCCCATTGGAGAGTTTGACTGCTTTTGATGAAGAGTGATTCTATGTTTTGACAGGCAGAAGAAAGGGAGAGGAAGATGGTCTCCAGAGAGACGAAGTCTCTTGATTTTCCGTTATACAAGTCTAATTTTACCTGTCTCCAGGAAGACAGTGGGGGGTCGGAATGGTATTTTCGAGTGTTTGTAAAATATTGACTGTAACAAGATAGCTCAAGACTCTTTGCATTTGGAAACCAATCACTGAGATTCGATAGGATTTGTGCAATCGGGTATCCATACATGAAGCCGTCAATGCAAACGGCGAGGACTGATCTCATTGGAATGAAAGGTCTGGTGTCATGTGCAGGAATACACCAATCTAACATATCACAGTCAATGATAATATGTTGCACTGTTTGGCACAATGGAACCAGTGCAGAGATAACTTCTTGGAAATTAAGTGGTAATTCGTCTTCAAATCTTAAACAGGTTTCATCGCCACGGATAGTCCAAGACATAGACACAGGTACTTCCTCTCCATATCTTATAACAGAGAACTCGGCTGAAAAGAAATTCATAACATATTATTTATCAGGAACACTCATTTGAGCTAGGATTTAATGAAGaagtaataaattaataattacaCTAATATAATGCGTTAGTTTATGGTATTGATATCAACCCACAGACGGGTAGACAGGGTACTATTTAGAATACACTGAAACATGTTACTAAGATAATATGTAACAACCCTGCGACACAATTAGATTTAATTTCCATTCCAGCCGTGTATTTTATTAAGCCGTTCGCTTAAATCATGTAACTCTTTACGCAGGACTGGACCATGTTCTTGTGGGGCTAAATCATCTACAAAGGGATACATCATTAAGCAAACGACCCCTAATTAATTTCTCTTGAAAGAATCTCTTATTCTATCTTTACTATATTTTAGACCCGCATGGTCAAAATACACAGTCACTCTAGAATGTTCCACTAAAATAGTGgaatggtatattcatttgcATTCTGCTCAGGGTTTCAATTCAATACACGGCTAATATGATAATCCATGggagaattttcattttttaggcTTATGTATATTTTAACCACATGACCTTCTATGATgatcatcagtggcgtaccgtgggtcacggcattgggggggcaccagcaaaaatttcgagtcacttagtgagcgcgcgaagctcgctcagttgccaggtatactgacctaatagaaacatttaaggacatgcagtgccattaaacggatatgtatctcactaattaaataatgcgagcgcgaagcgcgagctgaaaatttttagacctaaaaagggacattataagcaatttttttgtaatcatgatacgtaccggatccctaaacaaacaatgcgagcgcgaagcgcgagctgaaatttttgtataattatattgacaccaaacagggacattttaaggactattttttttgGAATCCATTTAAAGcataaatatctcaccatagtcatctaatgctagtgccatgctttgctgattttattagaattacatctcaACAcatgaagtcattgtaatcatgattaacacacgcatctcactaatcaattaTTGCGAGCGCCAAATGCGAgatgaaaatttaggaaattaagacctgaagaggggcattctaagacttgtttgtaggaattctcTAAGACCGTaagtatttcactaaccaaatgatgcgagcgcgaagtgcgagctgaaaatgtttattattcagatcagaaaaattgacattttaaggactgattttaggaattcatgaagagcagacaccTCACCAttcaactaatgcgaacgtaagcacgaacaggaaatgttttatactaaGACCTtttagtagtcatgaaaaagaagcatagtATTATCactataacaataataactcgaattgcgaggaaacatatttggtgtatattgacttgaaaacgggaggttttagtacaacaggattatatgtCTCGTTAAActgtctatgcgagcaccaggaacaatgaagacgcatgccctgagcaaataatgtttcataaagttatgaaaaaaacttcttatgtaatataacagaacataatataatataacattataatgaacaataatttcttctttcccactacgtttctcttcctttctccctctttttctcccttttcccgttttttttttttttttttttttttttgccagacgattggggggggggggcacgtgcccccccccatgcccccccccccccgtagttacgccactgatgatcatacatacatttaagaaaagaaaatccatTAATAGGACAACTCTTTTTATAATCTTTTTCCCCTCCACAGGGATTTTATTGGCAATCAATAATCAAGAGATACAGAGTACAACCGTGCATGTTGCAACAGCGCAATGATGTATTgtgtaataccttggtcacatttgctctacggcgggcGTACGGCGGCCGTAGATACCTGAATTCGAGAGATTTCTGCGGCGGCCGCAGAAAATCTCCGGTGGCCGCAGGGTCGAAGTACGGCGGATTCCTATTTTTTACACGCCGTAGGGGTGGCCGTAGAATTTTAACGcggagttataacatttttttcttttctacgctCGCCGTAGAAATTAGACTAGCCGTAGGCATGGCGTAGAcggtctacggcggccgtacgtcgAGCGTACGGTGGCCGTGCGGCTGCCCTTGTGTTTTTCTTccctcctttccccttctcctttGTGTTATCTGCTCTGGAGGCACCAGGCGCGTATCTAGAATTTTGCACCTCGGGGGCCCGACCTATAATTTTGGGCCCCTGTGTACTTGTGTAAAAAATAGCGACACCTCCTCGTTAGGCAAACAGGTGCCTTGaatgcatgttgaattatcttatttcataatcacatgaaaaagggcaactgcagaccacttttttaatgatgacttGATAAAAAGCAAACTATCCATGAATATGATGCAATACCACttttttaaagaacaaatgtgaccagggAGCACAGATATTGCCCTTTCATCGGAGTAAGCCCTACTAGAATTATGTGGATGGGcgctttttatttctttaccaAGGGTGGATTTTGCTTTCGCAAATAGGGAGGAGGGGGTATTTTCATCCAATATATTTTCCCGATCGGGCGTCATGGtatagtggttacgactctcgtctttcaatcagagtgattcgaatccaagccattgcgtgttttccttcagcaagaaatttactcacattgtgctgcactcgacccaggtcaggtgaatgggtacccagtaggaagaaattcctcgaatgcttgaGCGCTCGATCAAGgtatagccgtgctaaagccggggtaataataacattatcatgttaaacatgataaaatgctgggagaacattttttatatctAAAGCGGCTAACCTGAGTAAAATATGAccttattatcactattattattattattatttattattattatgaggagttaaatgctgatttttgttgttgtttcctAGGGTGTAGTTCTTACTTAAGACTAACGCATTTATTAACATCTTaactttattcatacaaacaagttaacatggttaagttAGATTTATTTCATAAGTCCAAACAAAAATTGCGAACGCGATTTTTGATAGCTTGTGTATAGACCTGAAAATTCTGAGAAGTTTTGTAAGCATGAGCAGGAtgagtatctatctatctgtcagctgaaaattgtttatattccaaaatgacacaaagtttggaaattctaagcattattggtaatcatgaacaggatgggcacttaaaaatcatttgatgccagcgcgaagcgcgagctgaactttTTTATATTCCGTTCCAAAACCAGACATTCCAAGCAATTTAGGTAATCATTAACAGGATGTCCATCTAACTAATcattcgatgcgagcgcgaagcgcgaatcaCCCCAAAGgtcgaatttgcccccccccccttcctaggtcgaacattacTAATCGTATGATATTCAAATCAgtgtcgaacattaatttggcggccccccttcctaggtcgaacaaTTGGCGCCCCCTGCACTTTAATACTTCCCCCCtttgtccttttcttttctcttctctcctttccctttttcttctttccttctctctttcttttctcccttttctctttcacttctttccccctctttttttatctcctttttctttccctttctttcctccctctttttggcgcccccttttcgcctacccgggggcCCGGACCCAGAAAACCCACCCCTCCCTCCCGCCCAGAATACGCGCATGGGCATGGTGCGACACTTTGAAAACTTTCTAAAATTAAATGTCTAATGTAAAATATCATGTGACAAGCAATTCATGGTATACTCACTGTATAGTCCCCCTGCGACCGCCGTGAGGGCGCCTTGCGGCCACCTCGCGTTTGCCGTAGTATTTTTCGAAAACCTACGGTCAGCGCAGGGTCGCCCTAGGGCGACCGTACGTCATGATTTCAAAGACATACGTCAgccgcagatttttttttctctccataaattaaaaaatacgccGTGCGGCGACCGTAACATATGTGACCGCTAGAGTAAGTGGCCGTGGGAATTCTGCGGCAACCGTAGAATTGCTACTCGCCgtagaaattttagaatctacggcggccgtagcaaatgtgaccaaggtataagtcaCCGGTAACCTAACGACTAAGTCACCAGGAACTAAGCACTGTACACCAAAGCAGACTGACATGACGTCACTAAAGATAGGGAGTATCCGTCAGGACACGAAGAGTACAGAGGACAACTCTTGATTTACACAATGAAGTTAGACGTACATCAGTGGTACATGGTTGGGCTGTATAACATGTTGCATGATTTTCTCTTACTTTGAATCCAATCTAATATTAATCCACTTACCAGTATTTTCTTCAAGGTTTAGTCCGATAAATTGATACGGAGGCAACTTATGCCTATCAATTAAATACAGTGTCCGTGTGCCGAGAAGGGTGCTGTTTAACGCTCTTGGCTGTATATAGTGTATATAGAAATCAATTTAAATCACTAGAAAAGGAAATTCTTACTATTGAAACTATTACTGGCACAAACATATGGCCCAAAaggaatctaaaaaaaaaataataataaataaatccaCTCTCTTTGTTCCTAATACCAGCGATATCAAGTAGATATACAAAGCTAGCAGCAACAGACAACAAACCCATCTACCGCGTTATTTGACTTAGATTTGTTTAACCTGATAATAGCTTTAGATTTTACATCGGTAACCACctaatttttaaaacttttctaCCATTGGACTTTGCCTGACATACTGTTATGATCATTATGCTGCACTTTAAATTCTGAGCGCCAAGCACAAAggggataccatgcgcgaccacggggtcttgaaaagcaccctaaacacgtattttccatattctgaaaatgcaccccttaacaagtattggcatgtga carries:
- the LOC135155206 gene encoding uncharacterized protein LOC135155206, which gives rise to MSWTIRGDETCLRFEDELPLNFQEVISALVPLCQTVQHIIIDCDMLDWCIPAHDTRPFIPMRSVLAVCIDGFMYGYPIAQILSNLSDWFPNAKSLELSCYSQYFTNTRKYHSDPPLSSWRQVKLDLYNGKSRDFVSLETIFLSLSSACQNIESLFIKSSQTLQWDKSSKDVKECTLPNLTDIHLESRWSDEHYALQFTTELLHVSRRVSRSLKFVEVESVQLGDVVMKSVEWSRTSSDSSLQIKGASAAVPIIDLIDLTTSDLKEVTVLTFCSCKIDFGQSESKSPQSPKELGTLREIRFVGSENPLSESDRNKLSELYPNVKVTENQTSQESSEESQEGAGIPFKLDKASSQPLKTSPIDELAEEKVEFHEYTGSQNPEGREEETSWQEKEEEYDVNQGSLPHESVPDEGDVETIKKECCKRVGAEGGKLQLESFGIELEIPPGAIDSKEPQEISLHVLTDTPNLGDTKYEMSVCFGVQCLAPDDLVLRLPVTYTIPHCAVATRYSGLKAVLYSGEGEYSPHAVVKERKVVSRSGIPSCNIMKDVLELKMDHFSWAKITIWVKSFFFRGKRMCCWPFKQMNLPLAKTPVILHAHLYDDLKGNKKVHHFHLLLRRFR